A genomic window from Lotus japonicus ecotype B-129 chromosome 1, LjGifu_v1.2 includes:
- the LOC130731146 gene encoding F-box protein PP2-B15-like → MISLPEDCVSEILSHTSPPDACRFSLVSSTLRSAADSDMVWRSFLPSDYEDIVSRAVNPSALQFSSYKQLFHALCSPLLLDGGNKSFKLDKLSGKKSYILSARDLSITWSSDPMFWSWRSNPESRFREVAELRTVNWLEIEGKIRTGVLTPNTSYGAYLIMKVSHRGYGLDSAPAEVSVAVGGRVLRRGKAYLGQKDEKKVEMETLFYGNRRDIFRNRVIQLEQLEEEGKDGGVIPVPGKRDDGWMEIELGEFFSGGGDVEIKMGLREVGYQLKGGLVVEGIEVRPKQTQSTQKTKC, encoded by the exons ATGATATCATTGCCAGAAGATTGTGTTTCTGAAATCTTATCACACACATCTCCACCAGACGCATGCAGATTTTCTCTAGTTTCCTCCACCCTTCGCTCCGCCGCTGACTCCGACATGGTTTGGAGGAGCTTCTTACCCTCTGATTACGAGGACATTGTTTCCAGGGCTGTGAATCCTTCCGCTCTTCAATTCTCTTCTTACAAGCAACTCTTCCATGCACTTTGCAGCCCTCTTCTTCTTGATGGGGGTAATAAG AGCTTCAAATTGGATAAGCTTTCTGGTAAAAAATCTTACATCCTCTCAGCAAGGGATCTCTCAATAACATGGAGCAGCGACCCCATGTTCTGGAGCTGGAGATCAAACCCTGAATCAAg ATTCAGAGAGGTGGCTGAGCTGAGAACAGTGAATTGGTTGGAAATAGAAGGGAAAATCAGAACAGGGGTTCTGACTCCCAACACGTCATACGGGGCATATCTGATCATGAAAGTCTCACATAGAGGGTACGGGCTTGACTCTGCGCCGGCGGAGGTGTCGGTTGCGGTGGGGGGCAGAGTACTGCGGAGGGGGAAGGCGTATTTGGGGCAAAAAGATGAGAAGAAGGTGGAGATGGAGACTCTGTTTTATGGGAACCGAAGAGACATATTCAGAAACAGAGTGATCCAACTAGAGCAATTAGAAGAAGAAGGTAAAGATGGAGGGGTAATTCCAGTTCCAGGGAAGAGAGATGATGGGTGGATGGAAATTGAGCTAGGAGAATttttcagtggtggtggtgatgttgAGATCAAGATGGGTCTGAGAGAAGTGGGGTATCAATTGAAGGGAGGTCTTGTTGTTGAAGGCATTGAAGTCAGGCCTAAACAAACTCAATCCACACAAAAAACAAAATGTTGA
- the LOC130731149 gene encoding F-box protein PP2-B15-like codes for MELLPEDCFAHILSFTSPQDVCRSFQTSSIVRSMADSDSVWEKFLPLYYHGIISRLVVPLSLPCSSKKDLFVRLCKPQLVDDGNKMLSIDKTSGKICYLLSARKLSIAWGSSPLYWSWKPVQGSRFAEAAELRTICWLEITCSISSGMLSPETIYEAYLKVKIADRAYGLDSLPSEVWVEVGNRKSKGTVYIRKGKASCHCQSSEHDEDEWLEIELGSFYTNSDDEEVRMCLKEIKGVHLKGGLIVDGIEIRPKLL; via the exons ATGGAACTTCTACCTGAGGATTGTTTTGCACACATTTTGTCATTTACATCCCCTCAAGATGTGTGTAGATCCTTTCAAACCTCCTCCATTGTGAGGTCAATGGCGGATTCAGATAGTGTCTGGGAGAAATTTCTGCCACTATATTATCATGGTATTATTTCTAGGTTGGTGGTTCCTCTCTCATTGCCCTGTTCATCAAAGAAAGACTTATTTGTCAGGTTATGTAAGCCACAACTTGTTGACGACGGTAACAAG ATGCTATCAATTGATAAAACATCAGGCAAAATATGTTACCTATTGAGCGCAAGGAAGCTTTCAATTGCATGGGGAAGCAGTCCTCTGTATTGGTCCTGGAAACCAGTTCAAGGCTCAAG GTTTGCAGAAGCTGCTGAACTCAGAACCATTTGCTGGCTAGAAATCACCTGTAGCATAAGCAGTGGAATGCTATCACCTGAAACAATTTACGAAGCTTATCTGAAAGTGAAAATCGCGGATCGTGCTTACGGGTTAGACTCGTTACCTTCAGAGGTGTGGGTGGAGGTTGGCAACCGCAAATCGAAAGGAACTGTATATATACGAAAGGGGAAAGCCTCTTGTCACTGCCAAAGTAGCGagcatgatgaagatgaatggtTGGAGATTGAGTTGGGAAGTTTCTACACCaattctgatgatgaagaggttAGAATGTGCCTCAAGGAGATCAAAGGTGTGCATTTGAAAGGTGGGCTAATAGTTGATGGAATTGAAATAAGGCCCAAACTGTTATAA
- the LOC130731147 gene encoding F-box/LRR-repeat protein 3 isoform X2 has protein sequence MFSESVFCLLTEDLLIRILDKLGSDRKPWRLVCKEFLRVESLTRNSVRILRIEFLLGLLQKCCNIETLDLSWCPRIDDGTVSVLLSQGSLSWTRGLRRLVLSRATGVGHVGLELLVRACPLLEAVDVSHCWGYGDREAAALSCAARLRELNMDKCLGLTDIGLAQIAVGCSRLESLSLKWCLEISDLGIDLLCKKCLELKSLDVSYLKVTSESLRSIASLLKLERLIMVGCYLVDDVGLRFLGNGCPLLKTIDVSRCNCVSSSGAISVITGHHGLEQMAAGYCLFEFSAPLVDCLETLKCLSIIRIDGVRVSDFILQTIGTNCKSLVELGLSKCTGVTDIGITQIVSGCGNLKMIDLTCCRYVSDAAISAIADSCPYLVCLKLESCDMVTENGLYRLGSNCLLLEELDLTDCSGMNDTALKYLSRCSELVRLKLGLCTNISDIGLAHIAFNCPKICVCIGDDGLAGLADRCKKLIKLNVSYCKRITDRGMEYISHLAELSDLEMRGLSSITSIGVKAVAIGCTRLADLDLKQCEKVDDSGFCALAFYSQNLRQINMSYCNVSDVALFLLMGNLKRLQDAKLVHLAKVTVQGLELALRACCGRIKKVKLQSSLRFLLSSEILETFHARRSKIRWD, from the exons ATGTTCTCTGAATCCGTTTTCTGTCTCTTGACAGAGGACCTGCTCATCAGAATCCTCGACAAGCTCGGATCCGATCGGAAACCATGGCGGCTCGTGTGCAAGGAGTTTCTCCGGGTCGAGTCGTTGACCCGGAACAGTGTTCGGATCCTCCGGATCGAGTTCTTGCTCGGGTTACTTCAGAAGTGCTGCAATATTGAGACGCTGGACCTCTCGTGGTGTCCGAGGATCGATGATGGGACCGTGTCGGTTTTGCTGAGTCAGGGATCGCTGAGTTGGACTCGGGGACTACGGAGGCTGGTGCTGAGTCGCGCCACCGGGGTGGGGCATGTGGGGTTGGAGCTGTTGGTTCGGGCGTGTCCGCTGCTGGAGGCGGTTGACGTGTCGCACTGTTGGGGGTATGGGGACAGAGAGGCTGCTGCGCTATCGTGCGCCGCGAGGTTGAGGGAGCTCAACATGGATAAGTGTTTGGGGCTCACTGATATTGGGTTGGCCCAAATTGCTGTTGGGTGTAGCAGGTTGGAGTCATTGAGTTTGAAGTGGTGTTTGGAGATTTCTGATCTGGGTATTGATCTTCTTTGTAAGAAGTGCTTGGAATTGAAATCTCTGGATGTGTCGTATCTCAAG GTAACGAGTGAATCTTTACGATCAATAGCTTCTCTATTAAAGCTTGAGCGCTTAATTATGGTGGGATGTTATTTAGTGGATGATGTTGGATTGCGGTTTCTTGGAAATGGTTGCCCACTACTTAAG ACAATTGATGTATCAAGGTGTAATTGTGTTAGCTCATCTGGCGCAATATCTGTAATTACTGGACATCACGGTCTTGAGCAAATGGCTGCAGGATACTGCCTCTTT GAGTTTTCAGCTCCTCTTGTTGATTGCTTGGAGACTTTAAAGTGTCTGAGCATAATTAGAATTGATGGTGTTCGAGTTTCTGACTTTATCCTCCAGACCATTGGGACCAATTGCAAATCTCTAGTAGAACTTGGTTTAAGCAAATGTACTGGGGTGACCGACATTGGAATTACGCAGATAGTATCTGGCTGTGGGAATTTGAAGATGATTGATTTGACATGTTGTCGTTACGTCAGTGATGCAGCCATCTCTGCAATAGCAGATTCTTGCCCATACCTTGTTTGTCTGAAGTTAGAGTCTTGTGACATGGTGACTGAGAATGGTCTTTATCGGCTTGGATCAAATTGCTTGCTGCTTGAAGAGCTTGATCTTACCGATTGCTCTGGCATGAATGACACAG CACTCAAATATCTATCGAGGTGTTCAGAACTTGTAAGATTGAAGTTAGGATTATGCACAAACATATCAGACATAGGATTGGCACACATTGCTTTTAACTGCCCAAAAAT CTGTGTATGTATTGGAGATGATGGACTAGCAGGACTCGCAGATAGATGCAAGAAGTTGATCAAGCTTAACGTGTCATATTGCAAAAGAATTACAGACAGGGGGATGGAGTATATCAGCCATCTGGCTGAACTATCTGATCTGGAGATGCGTGGGCTTTCAAGCATTACAAGCATTGGTGTAAAAGCAGTTGCAATCGGATGCACGAGATTAGCTGATTTAGATTTGAAACAATGCGAAAAAGTTGATGATTCAGGTTTTTGTGCCCTAGCTTTTTATTCACAAAATCTTCGGCAG ATAAATATGAGCTACTGCAACGTATCAGACGTGGCGTTGTTCCTGCTTATGGGTAACCTGAAACGGCTCCAGGACGCCAAACTGGTGCATCTTGCTAAAGTCACCGTACAAGGATTGGAACTTGCCCTTAGAGCTTGCTGTGGTAGGATTAAGAAGGTCAAACTGCAGAGTTCTCTCAGGTTCTTGCTTTCCTCAGAAATACTCGAGACATTCCACGCACGTAGGAGCAAGATCAGATGGGATTAG
- the LOC130731147 gene encoding F-box/LRR-repeat protein 3 isoform X1, giving the protein MFSESVFCLLTEDLLIRILDKLGSDRKPWRLVCKEFLRVESLTRNSVRILRIEFLLGLLQKCCNIETLDLSWCPRIDDGTVSVLLSQGSLSWTRGLRRLVLSRATGVGHVGLELLVRACPLLEAVDVSHCWGYGDREAAALSCAARLRELNMDKCLGLTDIGLAQIAVGCSRLESLSLKWCLEISDLGIDLLCKKCLELKSLDVSYLKVTSESLRSIASLLKLERLIMVGCYLVDDVGLRFLGNGCPLLKTIDVSRCNCVSSSGAISVITGHHGLEQMAAGYCLFEFSAPLVDCLETLKCLSIIRIDGVRVSDFILQTIGTNCKSLVELGLSKCTGVTDIGITQIVSGCGNLKMIDLTCCRYVSDAAISAIADSCPYLVCLKLESCDMVTENGLYRLGSNCLLLEELDLTDCSGMNDTALKYLSRCSELVRLKLGLCTNISDIGLAHIAFNCPKMSELDLYRCVCIGDDGLAGLADRCKKLIKLNVSYCKRITDRGMEYISHLAELSDLEMRGLSSITSIGVKAVAIGCTRLADLDLKQCEKVDDSGFCALAFYSQNLRQINMSYCNVSDVALFLLMGNLKRLQDAKLVHLAKVTVQGLELALRACCGRIKKVKLQSSLRFLLSSEILETFHARRSKIRWD; this is encoded by the exons ATGTTCTCTGAATCCGTTTTCTGTCTCTTGACAGAGGACCTGCTCATCAGAATCCTCGACAAGCTCGGATCCGATCGGAAACCATGGCGGCTCGTGTGCAAGGAGTTTCTCCGGGTCGAGTCGTTGACCCGGAACAGTGTTCGGATCCTCCGGATCGAGTTCTTGCTCGGGTTACTTCAGAAGTGCTGCAATATTGAGACGCTGGACCTCTCGTGGTGTCCGAGGATCGATGATGGGACCGTGTCGGTTTTGCTGAGTCAGGGATCGCTGAGTTGGACTCGGGGACTACGGAGGCTGGTGCTGAGTCGCGCCACCGGGGTGGGGCATGTGGGGTTGGAGCTGTTGGTTCGGGCGTGTCCGCTGCTGGAGGCGGTTGACGTGTCGCACTGTTGGGGGTATGGGGACAGAGAGGCTGCTGCGCTATCGTGCGCCGCGAGGTTGAGGGAGCTCAACATGGATAAGTGTTTGGGGCTCACTGATATTGGGTTGGCCCAAATTGCTGTTGGGTGTAGCAGGTTGGAGTCATTGAGTTTGAAGTGGTGTTTGGAGATTTCTGATCTGGGTATTGATCTTCTTTGTAAGAAGTGCTTGGAATTGAAATCTCTGGATGTGTCGTATCTCAAG GTAACGAGTGAATCTTTACGATCAATAGCTTCTCTATTAAAGCTTGAGCGCTTAATTATGGTGGGATGTTATTTAGTGGATGATGTTGGATTGCGGTTTCTTGGAAATGGTTGCCCACTACTTAAG ACAATTGATGTATCAAGGTGTAATTGTGTTAGCTCATCTGGCGCAATATCTGTAATTACTGGACATCACGGTCTTGAGCAAATGGCTGCAGGATACTGCCTCTTT GAGTTTTCAGCTCCTCTTGTTGATTGCTTGGAGACTTTAAAGTGTCTGAGCATAATTAGAATTGATGGTGTTCGAGTTTCTGACTTTATCCTCCAGACCATTGGGACCAATTGCAAATCTCTAGTAGAACTTGGTTTAAGCAAATGTACTGGGGTGACCGACATTGGAATTACGCAGATAGTATCTGGCTGTGGGAATTTGAAGATGATTGATTTGACATGTTGTCGTTACGTCAGTGATGCAGCCATCTCTGCAATAGCAGATTCTTGCCCATACCTTGTTTGTCTGAAGTTAGAGTCTTGTGACATGGTGACTGAGAATGGTCTTTATCGGCTTGGATCAAATTGCTTGCTGCTTGAAGAGCTTGATCTTACCGATTGCTCTGGCATGAATGACACAG CACTCAAATATCTATCGAGGTGTTCAGAACTTGTAAGATTGAAGTTAGGATTATGCACAAACATATCAGACATAGGATTGGCACACATTGCTTTTAACTGCCCAAAAATGTCTGAACTTGATCTCTATCG CTGTGTATGTATTGGAGATGATGGACTAGCAGGACTCGCAGATAGATGCAAGAAGTTGATCAAGCTTAACGTGTCATATTGCAAAAGAATTACAGACAGGGGGATGGAGTATATCAGCCATCTGGCTGAACTATCTGATCTGGAGATGCGTGGGCTTTCAAGCATTACAAGCATTGGTGTAAAAGCAGTTGCAATCGGATGCACGAGATTAGCTGATTTAGATTTGAAACAATGCGAAAAAGTTGATGATTCAGGTTTTTGTGCCCTAGCTTTTTATTCACAAAATCTTCGGCAG ATAAATATGAGCTACTGCAACGTATCAGACGTGGCGTTGTTCCTGCTTATGGGTAACCTGAAACGGCTCCAGGACGCCAAACTGGTGCATCTTGCTAAAGTCACCGTACAAGGATTGGAACTTGCCCTTAGAGCTTGCTGTGGTAGGATTAAGAAGGTCAAACTGCAGAGTTCTCTCAGGTTCTTGCTTTCCTCAGAAATACTCGAGACATTCCACGCACGTAGGAGCAAGATCAGATGGGATTAG
- the LOC130731148 gene encoding putative pectinesterase/pectinesterase inhibitor 22, translating into MALVNALFILMMLLILPSSSKSFSDEIPSEIQTQDMQALIAQACMDIENQNSCLQNIHNELTKIGPPSPTSVLSAALRTTLNEAQGAIDNLTKFSTFSVSNREQIAIGDCKELVDFSVSELAWSLGEMRRIRAGDTSVQYEGNLEAWLSAALSNQDTCLEGFEGTDRRLESYISGSLTQVTQLISNVLSLYTQLHALPFRPPRNNTHKTSESLDLDSEFPEWMTEGDQELLRSKPHRSRADAVVALDGSGHYRTITEAVNAAPSHSNRRYVIYVKKGLYRENVDMKRKMTNIMLVGDGIGQTIITSNRNFMQGWTTFRTATVAVSGKGFIARDMSFRNTAGPVNHQAVALRVDSDQSAFYRCSIEGFQDTLYAHSLRQFYRECEIYGTIDFIFGNGAAVLQNCKIYTRAPLPLQKVTVTAQGRKSPHQSTGFTIQDSFILATQPTYLGRPWKQYSRTVYINTYMSGMVQPRGWLEWFGDFALTTLWYGEYRNYGPGASLAGRVKWPGYHIMKDAATASYFTVQRFIHGDSWLPGTGVKFTAGLTN; encoded by the exons ATGGCCTTGGTTAATGCCCTTTTCATTCTCATGATGCTGCTGATTTTACCCTCATCATCCAAGTCCTTCTCAGATGAAATTCCCTCAGAAATCCAAACCCAAGACATGCAAGCCTTGATTGCACAAGCCTGCATGGACATTGAAAACCAAAACTCATGCCTCCAAAACATTCACAATGAGCTCACCAAGATTGGCCCTCCAAGCCCTACTTCAGTCCTGAGCGCTGCGCTCAGGACCACCCTCAATGAAGCACAAGGCGCCATTGACAACTTAACAAAGTTCAGCACATTCTCCGTCAGCAACCGCGAGCAAATAGCCATAGGAGATTGCAAGGAGCTCGTTGATTTCTCTGTCTCTGAGCTGGCATGGTCATTAGGGGAGATGAGGAGAATCCGAGCAG GTGACACAAGCGTGCAATATGAGGGAAACCTAGAAGCTTGGCTAAGTGCAGCACTCAGTAACCAAGATACTTGCCTTGAAGGCTTTGAAGGAACTGATAGGCGTCTTGAGAGCTACATCAGTGGAAGCTTAACACAAGTCACACAGCTTATTAGCAATGTTCTGTCTTTGTACACTCAACTTCATGCCTTACCCTTCAGGCCTCCGAGGAACAATACTCATAAAACAAGTGAAAGTTTGGATTTGGATTCGGAGTTTCCTGAGTGGATGACTGAGGGTGATCAAGAGCTCCTTAGATCCAAGCCGCACCGTTCGCGTGCAGACGCGGTTGTGGCATTGGATGGGAGCGGTCACTACCGCACAATCACAGAAGCTGTGAATGCAGCACCGAGTCATAGCAACAGGAGGTATGTTATATATGTGAAGAAGGGACTCTACAGGGAGAATGTGGACATGAAGAGGAAGATGACCAATATTATGCTCGTTGGTGATGGTATTGGCCAAACCATCATCACAAGCAACCGGAATTTCATGCAAGGATGGACCACTTTTCGGACTGCCACAGTTG CTGTATCTGGGAAAGGTTTCATTGCGAGGGACATGTCATTCAGAAACACTGCTGGTCCAGTAAACCACCAAGCTGTGGCACTGCGTGTTGATTCAGACCAATCCGCATTCTACAGGTGCAGCATTGAAGGCTTCCAAGACACCCTCTACGCCCACTCCCTCCGACAGTTCTACCGCGAATGTGAAATCTACGGCACCATAGACTTCATCTTTGGCAATGGCGCGGCGGTGCTGCAAAACTGCAAGATCTACACCAGGGCCCCACTTCCATTACAGAAGGTAACCGTCACGGCCCAAGGAAGAAAAAGCCCACACCAGAGCACCGGGTTTACGATCCAAGATAGCTTCATTCTTGCGACCCAGCCCACGTATTTGGGCCGGCCCTGGAAGCAGTACTCGAGGACGGTTTACATTAACACGTACATGAGTGGGATGGTGCAACCTCGAGGTTGGCTCGAGTGGTTTGGGGACTTTGCCTTGACCACATTGTGGTATGGTGAGTATAGGAATTATGGACCTGGCGCTTCGCTCGCAGGCCGGGTCAAGTGGCCCGGTTATCATATCATGAAAGATGCTGCTACTGCTAGCTATTTTACGGTTCAGCGCTTCATTCACGGGGACTCGTGGTTGCCGGGTACTGGGGTCAAGTTCACTGCAGGCTTGACCAATTGA
- the LOC130732738 gene encoding probable UDP-glucosyl transferase 73B6: protein MRKMGGDECHHPLHIFFFPFLASGHIIPTVDMAKSFAAKGVKATIITTPLNAPLISKAIQKSKTTIHIQTIEFPNVEDGLPKGCENMDSLPSPFLVPTFIKATRLFQEPFEQLLLQQHPNCVIADVLFPWATDSTAKFAIPRLVFHGTSFFSLCANECIRLYNPCKNVSSDTETFIIPNLPGQIKLTRMQMPGTDFFKFLEEVTESEVRSYGVVVNSFYELEGVYADHYRNVIGRKAWHIGPLSLCSRNDNIKQKATRGKEASIDQYECLKWLDTKKQNSVVYICFGSMPRFPGFLLREIAMGLEASGKPFIWVVREGGEEDASDELLNIEERLQGKGLIIKGWAPQVLILEHEAIGAFVTHCGWNSTLEAVVAGVPIVTWPIVAEQFYNEKLVTEVLQIGVPVGAKKWGPLEEDRVKWDEVEKALRKIMEGEEAEEIRNKAKVLSKQAMHAVEEGGSSCSDLNALIDELGLLN, encoded by the coding sequence ATGAGAAAGATGGGTGGTGATGAATGTCATCATCCTCTACACATATTCTTCTTTCCTTTCCTTGCTTCGGGTCATATTATCCCTACGGTTGATATGGCCAAATCATTTGCTGCAAAGGGTGTGAAGGCCACCATAATCACCACACCCCTCAATGCACCTTTAATCTCCAAAGCAATACAAAAATCCAAAACTACTATTCATATCCAAACCATAGAGTTCCCTAATGTAGAGGATGGTTTACCCAAAGGGTGTGAAAATATGGACTCTCTCCCTTCACCATTTTTGGTTCCAACTTTCATTAAGGCTACTAGATTGTTTCAAGAACCCTTTGAGCAACTTTTGCTTCAGCAACACCCAAATTGTGTGATTGCTGATGTGCTTTTCCCATGGGCAACTGATTCTACTGCCAAATTCGCAATTCCGCGGCTCGTCTTCCATGGGACTAGTTTTTTTTCTCTCTGTGCCAATGAGTGTATAAGACTCTACAACCCTTGCAAGAATGTTTCATCTGATACAGAAACCTTCATCATCCCTAATCTCCCTGGTCAGATTAAATTGACAAGGATGCAAATGCCAGGAACAGACtttttcaaattcttggagGAAGTGACGGAATCAGAAGTGAGGAGCTATGGGGTGGTTGTTAACAGCTTTTATGAACTTGAAGGGGTTTATGCTGATCATTACAGGAATGTGATTGGGAGAAAAGCATGGCACATTGGTCCACTTTCTCTTTGCAGCCGCAACGACAATATCAAACAAAAAGCAACTAGAGGAAAAGAGGCATCTATTGATCAGTACGAGTGCCTGAAATGGCTTGACACGaagaaacaaaattcagttgTTTACATATGCTTTGGAAGCATGCCAAGATTTCCAGGTTTTCTACTTAGAGAAATTGCCATGGGTCTTGAGGCATCAGGGAAGCCATTCATTTGGGTGGTGAGGGAAGGAGGAGAGGAAGATGCATCAGATGAATTATTGAATATTGAAGAACGGCTACAAGGTAAGGGACTAATTATAAAAGGTTGGGCACCTCAAGTGTTGATTCTTGAACACGAAGCAATTGGCGCGTTTGTGACTCATTGTGGATGGAACTCAACCTTGGAAGCAGTGGTTGCGGGGGTGCCCATAGTGACTTGGCCTATTGTTGCTGAGCAATTTTACAATGAGAAGTTGGTAACTGAGGTGCTTCAAATTGGGGTGCCTGTTGGAGCTAAAAAATGGGGACCTTTGGAGGAGGATAGGGTGAAATGGGATGAGGTGGAGAAGGCTTTGAGGAAGATAATGGAAGGGGAAGAAGCAGAGGAAATAAGGAACAAGGCGAAGGTGTTGTCGAAGCAAGCTATGCATGCTGTGGAAGAAGGAGGATCATCTTGCTCAGATTTGAATGCTTTAATTGATGAGTTGGGTTTGCTTAATTGA
- the LOC130731151 gene encoding probable pectinesterase/pectinesterase inhibitor 21: protein MTGGDAQKRKRIAIIGVSTFLLVAMVVAVTVSVGFGKDGANADSKENSKSSVSSSMKAVKTLCAPTDYKKDCEESLSSHAGNITDPRELIKIAFNVTIARIGEGLEKSQLLQEAEKDPRTKEALDTCKDLMHLSIEEFKRSLERFGKFDLNNLDSILTSLKVWLSGAITYQETCLDAFENTTSDAGHKMATALQTAMRMSSNGLSIITELSKTLTEMHVTKPAGRRLLKEGGDNEFELPEWVDDRVGVRRLLRMTARKLSAHVVVAKDGSGNFTTISEALKHVPKKNMKPFIIYIKEGVYNEYVEVARNMTHVVFVGDGGKKTRITGSKNFVDGVGTFRTASSAILGDYFVGIGVGFENSAGAAKHQAVALRVQADKSIFYKCRMDGFQDTLYAHTMRQFYRDCIISGTIDFVFGDAVAVMQNCTFVVRKPLENQQCIVTAQGRKERNQPSGIVIQGGSIVSDPKYFPVRFDNKAYLARPWKNFSRTIFMDTYIGDLITPDGYMPWQLMDGTLAGMDTCYYAEFNNRGPGSDQSKRVKWPGVKTLTSDVAISFSPSRFFHGDDWIKVTRVPYNPGKVTLSPSTHH, encoded by the exons ATGACTGGGGGAGATGCCCAAAAGAGGAAGAGAATCGCCATAATTGGAGTCTCCACCTTCTTGCTGGTGGCCATGGTGGTGGCGGTCACAGTTAGTGTCGGCTTCGGCAAGGATGGAGCCAACGCAGATTCAAAAGAAAACAGCAAATCCAGCGTGTCTTCATCAATGAAAGCCGTGAAAACTCTATGCGCACCCACAGATTACAAGAAGGATTGCGAGGAGAGTCTATCATCACACGCCGGAAACATCACCGACCCAAGAGAGCTCATCAAAATTGCGTTCAACGTGACCATCGCCCGAATCGGGGAAGGTTTGGAGAAATCGCAATTGTtgcaagaagctgaaaaagaccCAAGAACCAAAGAGGCTCTCGACACATGTAAGGACCTCATGCACCTCTCAATCGAGGAGTTCAAGAGATCTCTCGAGAGGTTTGGAAAGTTTGACCTCAACAACCTCGACAGCATCCTAACAAGCCTCAAGGTTTGGCTCAGTGGTGCCATAACATACCAAGAGACATGTTTGGATGCGTTTGAGAACACCACAAGCGATGCTGGTCATAAAATGGCAACCGCTTTGCAAACCGCCATGCGTATGAGCAGCAATGGTTTGTCCATCATCACTGAACTCTCCAAGACTCTTACTGAGATGCACGTGACCAAGCCTGCTGGGCGCCGCCTTTTGAAGGAGGGTGGGGACAACGAGTTTGAGCTTCCCGAATGGGTTGATGACCGTGTTGGTGTTAGGAGACTTCTGCGTATGACTGCACGAAAGCTCAGCGCGCACGTGGTTGTGGCTAAGGATGGGAGTGGAAACTTCACCACCATCAGCGAGGCATTGAAGCATGTGCCCAAGAAGAACATGAAGCCATTCATTATCTACATCAAGGAGGGGGTTTACAACGAGTATGTTGAGGTTGCAAGAAACATGACCCATGTTGTTTTTGTTGGTGATGGTGGTAAGAAGACACGGATCACTGGCAGCAAAAACTTTGTGGATGGGGTTGGTACCTTCAGAACCGCCAGTTCTG CTATTCTTGGAGATTACTTTGTTGGAATTGGTGTCGGATTTGAGAATTCCGCTGGAGCTGCAAAACATCAAGCAGTAGCTTTGAGGGTTCAAGCTGACAAGTCCATCTTCTACAAATGCAGAATGGACGGGTTCCAAGACACACTCTATGCTCACACCATGCGTCAATTCTACAGGGATTGCATCATTTCAGGCACCATCGACTTCGTCTTCGGTGATGCTGTGGCTGTTATGCAGAACTGCACTTTCGTTGTCCGAAAGCCACTAGAAAACCAGCAATGCATTGTGACCGCACAAGGAAGGAAAGAGAGGAACCAGCCATCAGGAATAGTCATCCAAGGAGGTTCCATCGTGTCAGATCCCAAATACTTCCCTGTCAGGTTTGACAACAAGGCCTACTTGGCACGTCCATGGAAGAATTTCTCAAGAACCATCTTCATGGACACCTACATTGGAGACCTGATCACACCCGATGGTTACATGCCATGGCAGTTAATGGATGGAACCTTAGCTGGAATGGACACTTGCTACTACGCTGAGTTCAACAACCGTGGACCCGGTTCAGACCAGTCCAAGCGTGTGAAATGGCCAGGGGTCAAGACCCTAACATCAGACGTTGCTATCAGTTTCTCGCCATCTAGATTCTTCCACGGAGATGACTGGATCAAGGTTACTAGAGTACCTTACAACCCTGGCAAGGTCACATTATCCCCCAGTACTcatcattaa